The sequence below is a genomic window from Fusobacterium varium.
CTAAGCAAATTCTCCTAATTTTTAGCTGATTTTTAATTTTTTGTAAACTACATAGCTGAGTAGTTACAAATGTAATTTAAAAAGAGCTGAAGCAATTTGTTTGCAACAGCTCTATTTTCTTATCTTATAAACTCTTTTAACTCCTCTTTAGGGAATCTTATTATTGGTTGTCCTTCTGAATGTGGTGCTAATTCATACATATCAAATTTAAAACATATATCATTTCCATCAAAGTACATAGCAGAATTATTTAGATTTATTTCTACATCTTCAAAGAATGCAATCTCTTCTCCATTAGAATTTAAAACTATTTTTCCACTATTTTTATTTATAATGCTTCTAATCTGATCAATAATATATTCTCTTGCTCCCTCTTTAAAGAAAGAATCAAAAGTTACAAAACTTCCATCAGAATTTTTTATATTTATAGATTCTGAAGCTTGAATTCCATTAGCATCCTTCTCTCCTATTGAATAAGTTTCCAATAAAATTGAAGTTATTCCAAAATCATTTTCAAATGTTTGATAACTTTCAATATATTCAGCAGGGCTACCTTCTAAACCATTAACCATGCTTTCAATAGTACTATCAGCAAGCTCTGATAATTCAACATTTAATTTTTCTATCTCTTTATTATTTATTCCTTTTATTTGAGGAATCTCAATTTTATAAGAGTAATTGTCACCATTTTTTTCATAAGTAAGTGAGTCAACTACAATTTTCTTCTGTCCACCACAAGCAGTAAAAATAATCAAAGTAAGTAATAAAAGTAATTTTTTCATTTTAACCTCCAAATTTTATTTCCCCTTTTTTTAATATACTAATCGTATGAACAAAATCCTTTTTATTTTTAATATTTTGTATTTCTTTTATAGAAATTAGGAGAGAATAAAAATAGTATTGGGAATATCTCCAATCTTCCTAATAACATGCTAAATGATAATATTACCTTATTTACAGAGGAGATATTAGCATAGTTACATGTAGGACCTACAACTCCCATCCCTGGACCTATATTATTAAATGTAGCAGTTACAGCACTAAAAGCAGAAACAAAATCTGGCATCTCAAGAGATACACAACAGATTAAAATTAAGAAAATAGTAATATAGATAGAAAGATATATACTAATTCCTTCTAACAGCTCTTTAGGTACAGCTTTACCATCCATTCTTAAACTCATAACTCTATTAGGAGTTCCTATTTTTTTAAATTCATTTATTACATTTTTAAAAAGTAATACTACCCTTGAAATCTTTAATCCTCCAGCAGTAGAACCAGCACAACCTCCAACAAACATTATTATTAGCAGTATTGTTTTTGAGAATACTGGCCACTTATCAAAGTCAGCAGTAGAAAATCCTGTTGTTGTTATAATAGAAGATACTGTAAAGAAAATATCTCTTATCATTGTTGAAAAATCATCATACATAGAGTGAATATTAAAAGCAATTAAAGCAATCGCTCCAAAAACAATCATTAAATAATACCTCAACTCTTCATTCGTATATACTTGTTTAAAATTTTTTAAAAGTAAGGCATAAAACAAGTTAAAGTTCATACCAAATAAAAGCATTGCAACTCCTAGTATATACTCAACAACTGGACTTTGATAGTAAGCAACACTTGTATTTTTTATACCAAACCCTCCAGTTCCTGCAGCTCCAAAAGCATGAAGAATTGAATCAAACCAAGGTAGTCCTGCTAGTTTTAAAAGAATAATCACTATTACTGTTATAAATATATATATTAAATATAAAATTCTTGAGTTATACGACATTTTTGCCACTATCTTTCCAAAAGTTGGTCCAGGAACTTCAGCTTTCATTATATGCAATGATTGATTACTATTTTTAGGAAGAATTGCCAAAGCTAACACAAGAACTCCCATTCCTCCAACAAAGTGAGTAAAACTTCTCCAAAATAATAGAGACTTACTCATAGATTCTACATCTGTTAAAATACTAGCTCCTGTAGTTGTAAATCCACTTACAACCTCAAAGAAAGCATCTATAAAAGATGGAATCTCTCTACTTATTACAAAAGGCAAAGCTCCAAATATTGAAAGCATTATCCATGAAAAAGCAACTATTATTAGTCCCTCTTTAGCAAAAATCTTTTGATTTTTAGGCAATTTAAAAGATAATCCAAAACCTGATACTACCAATGCAACTATTGTTATTAAAAAGGCAAATACTACCTTTTTCCCATCACTATACGTTACACTAAGAATTAGAGGAATAAGCATAAACAGAGCCTCTAATTTTAATATCTGACCTATTATATACCATATCATCTTATTATTCATTATCTATCTTCCCCATTACATTAATATTTTATTTACATCATTTAGATACTTTTCAGTAGTTACTATAATAACTCTATCACCAAATTTTATAACATCACTTCCATCTGGGAAAATAAGTTGATTATCTCTAATAATATATGCAATAAGAAGATTCTTTTTAATATTTAAATCTTTTAAAGGTATATTACAAATTAAACTATTTTCTGGAACTTTAAATTCTATTGCCTCTACATTATTATCAGCTATTCTATAAAGAGTTTCTATATTATCCTCTTTTTGTGAGCTAGCTAATGATCTAACAATTTTTACTATATTATCTGCAACTATCTTTTTAGGAGTTACAATTGATTGAAGTCCTACTAATTCTAGTACATTAAATAGACTTATTCCATTAATTTTTGTAATATTTTTCTTAATTCCTATTTTATTAGCATACATAGAAATGATAATATTTTCTTCATCTATTCCAGTAAGAGAAACACAAGCATCATATTCTCCAAATCTCTCTTCCTCTAAAAGCTCACTATTTGTTCCATTTCCATGTACAACTATAGCATTTTCAAATATTTCGCTAAGATGCTTAGCTCTATCCTCATTTAATTCAATTATTTTAACATCTATTTTTTTCTCAAGAAGAATATTAGTTAAATAATAAGTTATTCTTCCTCCACCAACTATAACAACTGATTTTATACGTTCTTCTGCATGTCCTAAAGACTTATAAAAATTAGAAAGTTCAGATTGAACCCCAG
It includes:
- a CDS encoding DUF3298 domain-containing protein, yielding MKKLLLLLTLIIFTACGGQKKIVVDSLTYEKNGDNYSYKIEIPQIKGINNKEIEKLNVELSELADSTIESMVNGLEGSPAEYIESYQTFENDFGITSILLETYSIGEKDANGIQASESINIKNSDGSFVTFDSFFKEGAREYIIDQIRSIINKNSGKIVLNSNGEEIAFFEDVEINLNNSAMYFDGNDICFKFDMYELAPHSEGQPIIRFPKEELKEFIR
- a CDS encoding TrkH family potassium uptake protein, giving the protein MNNKMIWYIIGQILKLEALFMLIPLILSVTYSDGKKVVFAFLITIVALVVSGFGLSFKLPKNQKIFAKEGLIIVAFSWIMLSIFGALPFVISREIPSFIDAFFEVVSGFTTTGASILTDVESMSKSLLFWRSFTHFVGGMGVLVLALAILPKNSNQSLHIMKAEVPGPTFGKIVAKMSYNSRILYLIYIFITVIVIILLKLAGLPWFDSILHAFGAAGTGGFGIKNTSVAYYQSPVVEYILGVAMLLFGMNFNLFYALLLKNFKQVYTNEELRYYLMIVFGAIALIAFNIHSMYDDFSTMIRDIFFTVSSIITTTGFSTADFDKWPVFSKTILLIIMFVGGCAGSTAGGLKISRVVLLFKNVINEFKKIGTPNRVMSLRMDGKAVPKELLEGISIYLSIYITIFLILICCVSLEMPDFVSAFSAVTATFNNIGPGMGVVGPTCNYANISSVNKVILSFSMLLGRLEIFPILFLFSPNFYKRNTKY
- the trkA gene encoding Trk system potassium transporter TrkA — translated: MKIIIVGAGKIGESLCRDLASEGNDITLIEQNSKILDRVLSSSDIMGLMGNGANCDILTEANVKSCDVFIAVTQSDEINIISSVMAKKLGAKYSIARVRNPEYFTQMKFMSESLGIDAMLNPEAEAAYYIAKNLEFPTALNVESFSENKVNIVELMVTEGSYLDGIKLSEFKNKYFKRIIVCIVKRGNEVYIPTGNFVLEAKDKIYVTGVQSELSNFYKSLGHAEERIKSVVIVGGGRITYYLTNILLEKKIDVKIIELNEDRAKHLSEIFENAIVVHGNGTNSELLEEERFGEYDACVSLTGIDEENIIISMYANKIGIKKNITKINGISLFNVLELVGLQSIVTPKKIVADNIVKIVRSLASSQKEDNIETLYRIADNNVEAIEFKVPENSLICNIPLKDLNIKKNLLIAYIIRDNQLIFPDGSDVIKFGDRVIIVTTEKYLNDVNKILM